A single window of Saccharomyces kudriavzevii IFO 1802 strain IFO1802 genome assembly, chromosome: 16 DNA harbors:
- the SKDI16G2690 gene encoding uncharacterized protein (similar to Saccharomyces cerevisiae YPR003C; ancestral locus Anc_8.99), with product MTSNTSLLGHRRTSYSSTIPPRLKRSVDQHEVFPDNFDYDKDSSKYQSRTHVGTSNSASEVFPVNVSRFESFNSMSNNDSVYDNNTIFETVPYYLPCFSWLPEYTFNKLWGDIIAGISLASFQIPLALSYTTSIAHVPPLCGLYSLAISPFVYGILGSVPQMIVGPESAISLVVGQAVESITLHKDNVSLIDISVVITFVSGAILLFSGISRFGFLGNVLSKALLRGFISSVGLVMIINALISELKLDKFLLSLPQHYHTPFEKVLFLIDYAPAQYHKPTAIFSGCCLIVLFSMRLLKKKLVKHHKSAIFFPDILLVVIVAIFISMKFSLKHRYGITIIGDFSMDNFDKLKNPFTHSRRKLIPDLFSASLIVAMLGFFESTTASKSLGTTYNLTVSSNRELVALGFMNIVISLFGALPSFGGYGRSKINALSGAQSVMSGVFVGIITLITMNLLLQFVHYIPNCVLSVITTVIGISLLEEVPGDIKFHLRCGGYSELFVFAVTFGVTILCSIEAGICIGCVYSILNIIKHSAKSRIQILARVAGTSNFTNLDDYLRTMKKNPLGGENRLEEVEGCMIVRIPEPLTFTNSEDLKQRLDRIERFGSSKIHPGRKSFRSKDSIKYVIFDLGGMTSIDSSAAQVLDEIITSYKRRNVFIYVANVSINDKIRTRLLKAGVIPNLERAPLITNEGSTSNTFDGIQEPYSPYFDSIDAALYEVEKMKNNGNSILNNDSESFMSNTLFNSSLV from the coding sequence ATGACCTCGAATACTTCGTTATTGGGACATAGAAGGACGTCATACTCCTCTACCATTCCGCCAAGACTCAAAAGATCGGTTGACCAGCATGAAGTTTTTCCTGACAATTTTGACTATGATAAGGATTCATCCAAATACCAAAGTAGGACTCATGTTGGAACATCAAATTCAGCTTCCGAGGTTTTTCCAGTCAACGTTTCAAGGTTCGAATCTTTCAATAGCATGAGCAATAATGATAGCGTTTATGATAACAATACAATATTTGAAACTGTACCTTATTACTTGCCGTGCTTTTCATGGCTTCCTGAATACACTTTCAATAAACTGTGGGGAGACATCATTGCAGGTATCTCCCTGGCATCATTTCAGATACCGCTGGCGCTATCGTACACAACTTCAATTGCACATGTTCCACCCTTATGTGGTCTATATTCCCTGGCTATTAGTCCATTCGTGTATGGAATCTTGGGTTCCGTCCCTCAGATGATCGTTGGTCCGGAAAGCGCAATCTCCTTGGTTGTAGGACAAGCAGTTGAATCTATAACCCTACATAAAGACAATGTTTCACTAATTGATATTTCAGTAGTTATTACATTCGTTAGCGGCGcaattttgcttttctctGGCATCTCTAGATTTGGCTTCTTAGGCAACGTTCTCAGTAAGGCACTTCTACGAGGTTTCATAAGTTCAGTAGGGCTGGTTATGATTATAAACGCCTTGATTTCTGAACTAAAGCTGGATAAATTTTTGCTCAGTTTGCCTCAACATTATCATActccttttgaaaaagtactCTTCCTTATTGATTATGCCCCAGCACAATACCACAAACCGACAGCTATTTTCAGTGGATGTTGCTTGATTGTTCTATTCTCCATGCGGCtattaaagaagaaattggtAAAACATCACAAAAGTGCAATATTTTTCCCAGATATACTATTGGTGGTAATCGTCgccattttcatttcaatgaaatttaGTCTAAAGCACAGATATGGTATAACTATCATCGGCGACTTCAGTATGGATAATTTTGACAAGTTGAAAAACCCGTTTACTCATTCTAGACGTAAGTTGATACCAGACCTGTTTAGTGCATCCTTGATTGTGGCAATGTTGGGGTTCTTCGAATCCACTACGGCGTCGAAATCTTTGGGAACTACTTACAACCTTACCGTTTCCTCGAACAGAGAACTGGTGGCGTTAGGGTTTATGAATATTGTCATATCATTATTTGGTGCTCTTCCCTCATTCGGCGGATATGGAAGATCCAAGATAAACGCCCTATCAGGAGCGCAGAGCGTAATGTCAGGCGTTTTTGTAGGTATTATTACTTTAATAACAATGAATttacttcttcaattcgTTCATTATATTCCCAATTGCGTATTATCTGTCATTACAACTGTAATAGGGATAAGTTTATTGGAGGAAGTACCCGGTGATATTAAGTTCCATTTGCGCTGTGGTGGCTATAGTGAACTCTTCGTTTTCGCTGTTACCTTCGGTGTCACAATTCTATGCTCAATTGAAGCAGGAATATGCATCGGATGCGTGTATTCAATCTTAAATATAATAAAGCATTCAGCAAAGTcaagaattcaaattttggcAAGAGTGGCGGGAACGTCGAATTTTACAAATCTTGACGATTATTTAAGGACTATGAAGAAGAATCCTCTTGGTGGTGAGAATAGACTAGAAGAGGTCGAAGGATGTATGATTGTTAGGATTCCGGAACCTTTGACTTTTACCAATAGCGAAGATTTGAAACAGAGACTGGACAGGATAGAGAGATTTGGTTCATCTAAGATACACCCAGGGAGAAAATCGTTTCGGTCCAAGGATTCCATAAAGTATGTCATTTTTGACCTAGGCGGAATGACTTCGATAGATTCTTCAGCTGCCCAGGTGCTGGATGAAATCATCACTAGTTACAAAAGGCGTAACGTTTTCATTTATGTCGCAAATGTATCTATAAATGATAAGATAAGGACGCGGTTGTTGAAGGCAGGCGTTATTCCCAATTTGGAAAGGGCGCCGTTAATTACCAATGAAGGTAGCACTAGCAATACTTTCGATGGTATACAAGAGCCGTACTCCCCTTACTTCGATAGTATCGATGCAGCTCTTTATGAGGttgaaaagatgaagaataaTGGAAATAGTATCCTAAACAATGATTCGGAAAGTTTTATGTCTAATACTTTATTCAATTCGAGTTTAGTGTAA
- the AIM45 gene encoding Aim45p (similar to Saccharomyces cerevisiae AIM45 (YPR004C); ancestral locus Anc_8.100) yields the protein MFKSLVTVLPKIVKKQFFQRNCASTLAFIESSKDGSVSRSSLSLLAAAQKLSNPITAVITGSQAEKTAQALKSSYACNNLEKVVIFEDPKLDTCLPEELTPLFVKLLKNNDYSHFVVSNSSVGKSVLPRVGALLDVQPVCEVTVIKDPKTFVRPIYAGNIISTIECPAEKKLLSIRASAFTPIMEGSMESVAIEKGTDIPPSDLDVIWVKTLLTKSERPELTSAENVVTGGRALKDKKTFEELLSPLADVLHAAMGATRASVDNGLCDNSLQIGQTGKVVAPNLYIAVGVSGAVQHLAGMKDSKVIVAINNDPDAPIFNVADYGLQGDLYKIVPELTEKLRR from the coding sequence ATGTTCAAATCACTAGTTACTGTCTTGCCAAAAATCGTCaagaaacaattttttcaaagaaattgcgCCTCCACTTTAGCTTTCATTGAAAGTTCAAAGGATGGTTCTGTTTCAAGGTCATCATTAAGTTTGTTGGCTGCAGCACAAAAGCTATCTAATCCTATTACCGCGGTGATCACAGGTAGCCAAGCTGAGAAAACTGCCCAAGCGTTGAAATCTTCTTACGCCTGCAACAACTTAGAGAAAGTTGTCATATTCGAGGATCCAAAATTAGATACTTGTCTGCCTGAAGAACTAACCCCGTTGTTCGTGAAATTGTTAAAGAACAACGACTATTCGCATTTTGTTGTCTCAAATTCTTCTGTTGGGAAAAGTGTTTTACCTCGCGTAGGTGCGCTCTTGGATGTACAGCCTGTTTGTGAAGTTACTGTAATCAAAGACCCTAAGACATTTGTTCGGCCAATTTATGCCGGGAATATTATTTCAACAATAGAATGCCCAgcagaaaaaaagctatTGAGTATTAGAGCATCAGCTTTCACTCCAATTATGGAAGGCAGTATGGAATCCGTCGCCATTGAGAAAGGAACTGATATACCGCCTTCTGATTTGGATGTCATCTGGGTTAAAACTCTCCTTACTAAAAGTGAAAGGCCTGAGCTCACTTCTGCGGAGAACGTGGTAACTGGTGGAAGGGCACtcaaagataaaaagacatttgaagaattacTCTCTCCATTAGCGGACGTTTTGCATGCTGCAATGGGTGCCACAAGAGCTTCCGTTGATAACGGTTTATGTGATAATTCTCTACAAATTGGCCAGACTGGTAAGGTGGTTGCACCAAATTTGTATATAGCTGTTGGTGTTTCCGGTGCAGTTCAGCATTTAGCGGGAATGAAGGATTCGAAAGTTATCGTTGCCATTAACAACGATCCTGACGCCCCTATTTTCAATGTTGCTGACTACGGGTTACAAGGAGATCTTTATAAGATTGTTCCTGAACTAACCGAAAAACTTCGTagataa
- the HAL1 gene encoding Hal1p (similar to Saccharomyces cerevisiae HAL1 (YPR005C); ancestral locus Anc_8.102), with protein MHFKPFGLHDYTLKNLMYENNCCKFYDAVDENNTSYVLKYIPSDLNSDEDTLPYIDYFQVKGGVFLVYASNNFAKEGSDYFTYGSGSSEDVSLPHAVGRTVKNLQFLETGHPKYKNLGTKEQKIRSRTSKKSAVTNNSSGEKTPNPNPQSYKELRREAYVGKFHVKSNNEGSSKIRCEFSCPIIETNRSPGLPSILSREKITYPSNVQEKHISIVDPSLQIYHSSHKKIVKTPVPRNSFSPAERYPLKGQNLKCYSPGSLVRGSPECNFKSNIELRLLESSMLQRRHSTQNI; from the coding sequence ATGCATTTCAAGCCTTTTGGACTGCATGACTACACTCTCAAAAACTTGATGTATGAAAACAATTGCTGCAAATTTTATGACGCCGTTGATGAGAATAACACTTCAtatgttttgaaatatatTCCTTCAGATCTGAATTCGGATGAGGATACTCTTCCATATATAGATTACTTCCAGGTTAAGGGGGGGGTTTTCTTGGTATATGCTTCGAACAACTTTGCTAAGGAAGGCTCAGATTACTTTACCTATGGTAGTGGTAGTAGTGAAGACGTCAGTCTCCCACACGCCGTAGGAAGAACGGTAAAAAATCTGCAGTTTCTCGAAACAGGACATCCAAAGTATAAAAATTTGGGAACAAAAGAGCAAAAGATAAGGAGTAGGACCTCAAAGAAAAGTGCAGTCACCAACAATTCATCGGGTGAAAAAACACCGAATCCGAACCCACAAAGTTATAAGGAACTGAGGCGAGAGGCATATGTGGGAAAATTTCATGTCAAAAGTAACAATGAGGGCTCCTCGAAAATACGATGCGAATTTTCATGTCCCATTATTGAAACAAACCGGTCGCCTGGGTTACCGTCTATCTTatcaagagaaaagatCACATATCCGAGTAatgttcaagaaaaacataTCAGCATCGTGGATCCCTCCCTACAAATATATCATTCTTcccataaaaaaattgtcaaaACACCTGTTCCTAGGAACAGCTTTTCTCCAGCCGAAAGATACCCTCTCAAAGGACAAAATCTCAAATGTTATTCGCCGGGATCCCTAGTTCGTGGAAGTCCCGAGTGTAATTTCAAGAGCAACATCGAGCTGAGGTTACTAGAAAGTTCGATGTTGCAAAGGAGGCATTCAAcacaaaatatttga
- the ICL2 gene encoding methylisocitrate lyase ICL2 (similar to Saccharomyces cerevisiae ICL2 (YPR006C); ancestral locus Anc_8.103) has translation MLLMIKNKVFDRTTSKILEKLALFPDKSLRRHFSKARSAEDFISSESTKVDEWWASSRFENVSRPYSATDVVKHRGSMPAKTSVYPSSYQARKLFNLLEENFKSGTPLHTLGVIDPVQMSQLARCEGIKVAYISGWACSSTLVGSTNEVSPDFGDYPYDTVPNQVERIFKAQQMHDRKAFLEASIRGSTPVDYLQPIIADADMGHGGPTTVMKVAKLFAEKGAAGIHLEDQMVGGKRCGHLSGAVLVPTATHLMRLISTRFQWDIMGTENLLIARTDSCNGNLLSSSSDPRDHEFIKGIIRENVVPWSEKLIEMEDKKVSTSTISDMEQEWYQENELFTFEEAIAKQCTAGEFKKYNEKKDDLMTNKLGRSYLSLREMKLLAQEIAPSKKVTFDWDAPRTKEGYYMFKGCIEAAIRRSLVFAPYSDMIWLETKTPDLEQARSFSSEIHKYFPATKLVYNLSPSFNWSAHGFDDKALKSFIWDLAKEGFTLQLVSLAGLHSDGVSFWELASSFQTDGMKAYVEKVQRREKKSNCDILTHQLWSGAEYVDSLMKVVQNGASSQTLSTSGESFTETQF, from the coding sequence ATGCTTTTGATgatcaaaaacaaagtgTTCGATAGAACAACTTCGAAGATACTGGAAAAGCTGGCTCTCTTCCCAGACAAATCATTGCGAAGACATTTCAGCAAGGCAAGGAGTGCCGAAGATTTTATCTCGTCAGAATCGACCAAAGTAGACGAATGGTGGGCTTCAAGCAGGTTTGAAAATGTAAGTCGTCCCTATTCAGCCACTGATGTCGTAAAGCATCGAGGCAGTATGCCTGCGAAAACTTCAGTCTACCCTTCGTCTTACCAAGCTCGAAAGCTATTCAActtattggaagaaaacttcAAGAGTGGTACCCCACTCCATACGTTGGGCGTCATTGATCCTGTACAAATGAGCCAGTTAGCTCGTTGTGAAGGTATCAAAGTTGCATACATATCCGGTTGGGCTTGTTCCTCTACATTGGTTGGATCTACAAACGAAGTATCACCAGATTTTGGGGATTATCCATATGACACGGTGCCAAATCAAGTAGAAAGAATTTTCAAGGCACAACAAATGCACGATCGGAAGGCCTTCCTAGAGGCTTCCATCAGGGGTTCTACTCCAGTTGATTATTTACAGCCAATCATTGCAGACGCGGATATGGGCCATGGTGGCCCAACTACTGTAATGAAAGTCGCTAAGTTGTTCGCAGAGAAGGGAGCCGCTGGTATCCACCTTGAAGACCAAATGGTAGGAGGTAAACGTTGTGGTCATCTTAGCGGGGCTGTTTTGGTGCCCACAGCAACACATCTTATGAGATTAATTTCTACCAGATTTCAGTGGGATATTATGGGAACAGAAAACTTACTTATTGCAAGAACAGACTCTTGTAATGGCAATTTGTTGAGTTCAAGCAGTGACCCAAGAGATCatgaatttatcaaaggTATCATAAGGGAAAACGTAGTGCCTTGGAGTGAAAAGCTGATCGAAATGGAAGATAAAAAGGTTTCTACTTCTACGATTTCCGATATGGAACAAGAATGGTACCAGGAAAATGAGTTGTTCACATTTGAAGAGGCCATAGCAAAACAATGTACAGCAGGcgaattcaagaaatacaacgaaaagaaggatgaCCTTATGACAAACAAACTGGGAAGATCGTATTTAAGTCTAAGGGAAATGAAACTTTTGGCCCAGGAAATCGCACCATCCAAAAAAGTCACATTCGACTGGGATGCTCCAAGAACTAAAGAAGGTTATTACATGTTTAAGGGTTGTATTGAAGCAGCTATCAGAAGATCGTTAGTATTTGCGCCATATTCTGATATGATTTGGCTGGAAACGAAAACCCCTGACCTAGAGCAAGCACGTTCGTTTTCAAGCGAGATCCACAAGTATTTCCCGGCTACCAAATTAGTATACAACTTATCTCCAAGTTTTAACTGGAGCGCCCACGGATTCGATGATAAAGCGTTAAAGTCCTTCATATGGGACTTAGCAAAAGAAGGCTTCACGTTGCAATTAGTTTCCCTTGCAGGTCTGCATTCAGACGGGGTATCGTTCTGGGAGTTAGCCAGTAGCTTCCAAACTGACGGGATGAAAGCATATGTCGAAAAGGTGCAAAGGcgggaaaagaaaagtaacTGCGATATCTTGACACACCAACTTTGGTCCGGGGCAGAATACGTAGATTCTCTAATGAAAGTCGTCCAAAACGGTGCTTCATCTCAGACTTTAAGCACATCCGGTGAGAGCTTTACCGAAACGCAGTTCTAA